A single region of the Salicibibacter cibi genome encodes:
- a CDS encoding P1 family peptidase — MDKIKKRARDHGLTFGTLPTGKENTITDVPGVSVGQITLFEGEDIRTGVTAVLPHEGNLFREKVLAGTSVINGFGKTTGLVQIDELGLLESPIMLTNTFSVPAVTEGTLQYLLQENEEIGTTTGTVNVVVGECNDSSLNDIRGLHVRPDHANSSIKRASSHVGEGVVGAGTGMSCLGFKGGVGTSSRIVGDGTLGVLVVSNFGARNDVDLPTGSIMMIVATDYALNERQLQRVAKRTTFGLALTGSTAHHGSGDIAIAFSTAKKIDHEGDELERFKFLRDDHSVMNDIFNATASATEEAIWNSLFAAETTVGRDGNEERAITREEALEIRQSLVGMKD; from the coding sequence ATGGACAAAATAAAAAAACGCGCCCGTGATCACGGTCTCACTTTCGGTACTTTGCCGACCGGAAAAGAAAATACAATCACGGATGTACCCGGCGTTTCCGTCGGTCAAATCACCTTATTCGAAGGAGAAGACATTCGCACCGGAGTCACGGCGGTTCTGCCTCATGAAGGTAATCTGTTCAGAGAGAAAGTATTGGCTGGCACCTCTGTTATCAACGGTTTCGGAAAGACGACCGGTCTCGTTCAAATCGACGAACTTGGCCTCCTTGAAAGTCCGATTATGCTCACGAACACGTTCAGTGTGCCCGCGGTCACCGAAGGTACACTTCAATATCTCTTACAAGAAAACGAAGAAATCGGCACAACCACTGGCACGGTTAACGTCGTTGTCGGTGAATGCAACGATAGTTCTTTAAACGATATTCGCGGTTTGCATGTGCGTCCAGATCATGCGAATTCTTCGATTAAAAGAGCCTCGAGCCATGTAGGAGAGGGAGTCGTAGGGGCAGGCACCGGCATGAGTTGCCTTGGCTTTAAAGGCGGAGTTGGCACGAGTTCGCGCATTGTTGGCGATGGAACGCTCGGTGTACTCGTTGTTTCAAATTTTGGCGCACGCAATGATGTAGATCTACCAACAGGATCAATCATGATGATTGTGGCGACGGATTATGCATTGAATGAACGTCAACTCCAACGTGTCGCCAAGCGGACTACATTCGGCCTAGCCCTTACGGGGTCGACAGCCCATCACGGAAGCGGCGATATCGCTATTGCATTTTCAACAGCCAAAAAAATAGACCATGAAGGCGACGAACTAGAGCGTTTTAAGTTTTTGCGCGATGATCATTCCGTAATGAACGATATTTTCAATGCAACCGCGAGCGCGACGGAAGAAGCGATCTGGAACTCATTGTTTGCCGCGGAAACAACGGTTGGCCGTGACGGGAACGAAGAACGAGCGATCACTCGGGAAGAAGCTCTTGAGATAAGACAGTCACTGGTTGGAATGAAGGACTAA
- a CDS encoding DUF6320 domain-containing protein has product MHRCKNCGVWIAHRHCPLCKRQLTEENVSLDMYPPYHSDVKRRNLKQRVFLFIAIFIISSSLLINLLTTPDQLWVFYIVGPVLYALLFINHTILSKAHAGSKIIFQVLALSAMLVVIDVAAGGTRWSVHYVIPFLVIVATLMVTIIILSKPMKWREYLGYMMTMISLGFIPVLLFLSALSYVLWPSAVTALYALLTFIGMGLFANKTMKNELVRRFHF; this is encoded by the coding sequence ATGCATCGATGCAAGAACTGCGGCGTGTGGATCGCCCATCGGCATTGCCCGCTATGTAAACGCCAACTAACGGAAGAAAATGTTTCATTGGATATGTATCCGCCTTATCACTCGGACGTGAAACGCCGAAACCTAAAACAGCGAGTGTTCTTGTTTATTGCGATTTTCATCATTAGTTCAAGTCTGCTCATTAATTTGCTCACCACACCAGACCAACTTTGGGTGTTTTACATCGTAGGTCCTGTTTTATATGCGCTGTTATTCATCAACCATACGATCCTTTCAAAAGCGCATGCCGGATCAAAAATAATCTTTCAAGTTCTCGCGCTTTCGGCGATGCTCGTCGTGATCGACGTTGCGGCTGGGGGTACACGTTGGTCCGTTCATTATGTTATCCCTTTCCTCGTCATCGTAGCGACATTGATGGTTACGATTATTATATTAAGCAAACCGATGAAATGGAGAGAGTACCTCGGATATATGATGACGATGATATCCCTTGGTTTTATCCCTGTCCTTTTGTTTTTAAGTGCCTTATCCTACGTCTTGTGGCCGAGTGCAGTAACCGCACTGTATGCACTATTAACATTCATCGGCATGGGATTGTTTGCAAATAAAACGATGAAAAACGAACTTGTACGTCGGTTTCATTTTTAA
- a CDS encoding alcohol acetyltransferase, with translation MDQWYKIDNAGKIFHAVSGRANSSVFRIAMIMNSPVEEDKLQSALDDILKRLPMFAVKLGKGIFWDFLVENDKKLFVQEEHHFPCAPIDPIETNGFLFRVLYYNKRIAVEFFHSVTDGTGALEFLKALVYYYLLEQHALIENDGSVLDIEDPPSTYELDDSYYRYKSNHSVKNPREGHAFQVKGTPTEETMVVHGVMQSSDIQKAAKAYGVTITAYITSILIAAIYHEKLQYRLRKEEIKIAIPVNLRQMFPSKSLRNFFAVVNVGMQVEEHTTLEDIMAEISKQLQKKAEKEALQLGLNHHVKLQTMLAARFVPIFIKYYAIRYGYKSYGERTKTMTLTNLGNVQLPEQMMPYIERMEMVMYPTKKSPVNGGICSINDQFVISFARSIEEADVIRSFFQELTKTSGIDIEVYANDEG, from the coding sequence ATGGACCAATGGTATAAAATTGACAATGCAGGAAAGATATTCCACGCGGTGTCTGGACGCGCGAACTCTTCTGTGTTTCGAATTGCGATGATCATGAATTCCCCGGTGGAAGAAGACAAGCTTCAAAGCGCTTTAGATGATATCTTAAAGCGGCTGCCGATGTTTGCGGTTAAGCTGGGGAAGGGGATTTTCTGGGACTTCCTCGTAGAAAATGATAAAAAACTGTTCGTACAAGAAGAACATCATTTTCCTTGCGCACCGATAGATCCGATTGAAACGAATGGCTTCTTATTCCGTGTGCTCTATTACAATAAACGAATCGCAGTCGAGTTCTTTCATTCGGTCACGGACGGCACTGGGGCACTTGAGTTTCTTAAAGCGCTCGTTTATTATTATTTGCTCGAGCAACATGCTCTGATTGAAAATGACGGTTCGGTTCTTGATATTGAGGATCCACCGAGCACTTATGAATTAGATGACAGCTATTATCGTTATAAATCCAATCATTCGGTTAAAAATCCACGCGAAGGACATGCGTTTCAAGTTAAAGGGACGCCGACCGAAGAGACGATGGTCGTTCATGGCGTCATGCAATCAAGCGATATACAAAAAGCAGCGAAAGCCTATGGCGTAACGATTACCGCTTATATCACTTCAATATTGATTGCTGCTATTTATCATGAAAAATTGCAATATCGGTTACGAAAAGAAGAAATTAAAATTGCGATTCCTGTTAATTTACGGCAAATGTTTCCGTCAAAATCACTCCGAAACTTTTTCGCTGTTGTGAACGTAGGAATGCAAGTTGAGGAACATACAACGCTCGAAGACATCATGGCAGAAATCTCGAAACAGCTGCAAAAAAAAGCAGAGAAAGAAGCCTTACAACTTGGATTAAATCATCATGTTAAATTGCAGACGATGCTAGCTGCCCGTTTTGTGCCGATTTTTATAAAATATTACGCCATCCGCTATGGGTATAAAAGCTATGGAGAACGCACGAAAACGATGACGCTCACCAATTTAGGCAACGTTCAATTGCCGGAACAGATGATGCCTTACATTGAACGTATGGAAATGGTCATGTACCCAACGAAAAAAAGTCCGGTGAACGGCGGCATTTGTTCCATTAATGATCAATTTGTCATTTCGTTTGCAAGATCGATTGAAGAAGCCGACGTTATTCGTTCCTTCTTCCAAGAGCTCACAAAAACATCAGGCATTGATATTGAAGTGTATGCCAATGACGAAGGGTGA